A segment of the Desulfobulbaceae bacterium genome:
AGCAGAATGACTTCTGTTGTTGGTTGAATGCTCTTCATGTGACGTAAGGTATCGATGCCGTCCATCCCCGGCATCCGGATATCGAGAACCACCACATCAAATGACTGCTCACCCATGGCTAGGATGGCCATCTCGCCGCTTTTTTTTTCCGTTACATCCAGATTCCTAAGTCGCAGCCTGGTGGCCAAGGTTGTGCGAAAGTCCTGTTCGTCATCAACCAGTAATATCCGGATTTTTTCTTGGGCATCATTCATTAATTAGTTTCTCCTATGCACTCAGTGAGAGTAATGTCTTTTAGGGAATTATTGTACCGAGAAAAGTAAGGTGGCGCCATTTTTTTGAAGGTTTATTGTGGCGAGAGGTACACTTTTCGGTGGTATCTGGGTGTTTGCCCATTGGGATATTCACTTGTTAAGCACTTTGGCATAGAGTTGGTGGAGCTTTTCAAGCATCGCCGTCAGGCTGTAGCGCTGGCACACCGTTTGTCCCTCAGCCCTCAGTCGGTCTGTCAGTTCAGGATTGTCAAGAACTCTCAGGATGGCCTCTGCCAGGGATTTTTCATCGTTTGGCGGGACTAACAGGCCATTGGCGTCATGGCTGATCAGGTCGGGGATGCCTCCGGTATTTGACGCCACGACCGGACAGTTGGCGGCCATCGCTTCGACGAGGACTCTCCCCATTCCTTCGTTGAGAGAGGGAAGCACAAAGCAGTCGAATAGTCCCATGATGGTGTGGACGTCGGATCGCCAGCCCAGCAGCTTGACTTGGCTTTGGTGTCCCATGCTTTTGGCCCGATCACGAATTTCCTGTTCAAGATCTCCCTTGCCGACATAGACCAATTCCGCTTCAGGGTAACGTTGCCATACCCTGCCCATGGCTGCAAGCAGCACCAGGGGGCCCTTGATTGGCAGGAGCCAGCCTGCTGTGCCGACGATTTTTTCTGTCCTCGACAGGCCAAGGTTTTTTTTAATTTCTTCTGGATGGTTTAACCGTCCCGCCTGGTGAAATTCTTCAAGTTCAACCCCGCTGTGAATCAGTACCAGCCGTTCTGCTTTGCCCACCCCCAATCTGAGATAGTCATTGCGTTCCCCGTGGGTCAGGGCAACAAGGTAGTCTGTGATATGATAGAATATTTTTTCGATAATGAGATAGGTTTTGGCTGTTCTCGCGCTGAAATGACCGTAAAAGACATGGCCATGGGGGGTGTGGATGATATTCGGCACCTGGGCCAGCCAGGCGGCGAGTCGGCCAATGATGCCGGCTTTTGATGTGTGGGTGTGGACGATTGCCGGCTTCTCCCGGATAAAGAGCCACCAGAGGGTGAAAAAAGCCAGGAGGTCTTGCCAGGGAGAGATTTTTCTGATCAGAGCGGCCATGGGGTGAAAGACGACCCCCCGCTTGGTTGCTGCCTCGGTCTGTCGGAGAACCGAGGCTGTTTCATTTTCGGTCATGGCCGACTCTTCCGACAGGCCGTGGACCAGCATCACCCGGTACCGGTTGGCGGTGCCCAGGCAGGTCTGCAGGGTGTTTTGAGCGGAGCCTCCCATGTCGAGGCGGGTGATGACATGAATGATGGTGTGCATGACTGTCTTCCGAATTGGTTTATCAGGAAACGCCCCTTGAGTGGAACCGAAGGGAGATGGCTGGGGCAAGGATTTCACAATCTTTGGTAGGATTTAGCATCTTGCCTGTGGCCTTGTCAGCGCTGTTAATGTGCTTAGCAACAGCTCGTTGTGCCGCTGCCAAGCATAATGATTGCTTGCGAAGTTACGGCAATCCTCTCTCAGTTGTTGATAGGATTGTGTACGCAGGGGGAAATCGGTTACGGCCTGAGTGATGCCGTCCTCCATGGCTTCCTGGGAAGAGTCGTGAAACAGGAAGCGGTTATCAAAGCGGGAGAGGATCTCGGCTGTTCCCCCGATGGGGGTGCCAAGGACCGGGGTGCCGCAGGCTAAGGACTCAGGGGTGACC
Coding sequences within it:
- a CDS encoding response regulator; the encoded protein is MNDAQEKIRILLVDDEQDFRTTLATRLRLRNLDVTEKKSGEMAILAMGEQSFDVVVLDIRMPGMDGIDTLRHMKSIQPTTEVILLTGHASVESGIDGMQLGALDYLIKPCDIAELVLKIESAHQQKLRFKSPSPSNDHG
- a CDS encoding glycosyltransferase family 4 protein; this translates as MHTIIHVITRLDMGGSAQNTLQTCLGTANRYRVMLVHGLSEESAMTENETASVLRQTEAATKRGVVFHPMAALIRKISPWQDLLAFFTLWWLFIREKPAIVHTHTSKAGIIGRLAAWLAQVPNIIHTPHGHVFYGHFSARTAKTYLIIEKIFYHITDYLVALTHGERNDYLRLGVGKAERLVLIHSGVELEEFHQAGRLNHPEEIKKNLGLSRTEKIVGTAGWLLPIKGPLVLLAAMGRVWQRYPEAELVYVGKGDLEQEIRDRAKSMGHQSQVKLLGWRSDVHTIMGLFDCFVLPSLNEGMGRVLVEAMAANCPVVASNTGGIPDLISHDANGLLVPPNDEKSLAEAILRVLDNPELTDRLRAEGQTVCQRYSLTAMLEKLHQLYAKVLNK